From Burkholderia cenocepacia, the proteins below share one genomic window:
- a CDS encoding type 1 glutamine amidotransferase domain-containing protein yields MSGKLDHCKVAILAVDGFEEAELVEPQRALAAEGAQVDVISQQPGEIQGFRHVDKGERVKVDRTFDDAREGDYDAVVLPGGVINGDAIRMVPAAREFVTAAVGAGKPVAAICHGGWLLVSAGLVEGKTMTSWPSLQDDIRHAGGKWVDEEVVRDGNLITSRKPADLPAFNGALVERLASRGA; encoded by the coding sequence ATGAGCGGCAAGCTGGATCATTGCAAGGTAGCGATTCTCGCGGTCGACGGTTTCGAGGAAGCCGAACTCGTCGAACCGCAGCGCGCGCTCGCGGCCGAAGGCGCGCAAGTGGACGTGATTTCTCAGCAGCCGGGCGAAATCCAGGGTTTCCGGCACGTCGACAAGGGCGAGCGCGTGAAGGTCGACCGCACGTTCGACGATGCACGCGAAGGCGACTACGACGCGGTCGTGTTGCCGGGCGGGGTCATCAACGGCGATGCGATCCGGATGGTGCCGGCCGCGCGCGAATTCGTGACGGCGGCCGTCGGCGCCGGCAAGCCGGTCGCGGCGATCTGTCACGGCGGGTGGCTCCTCGTGTCGGCCGGGCTGGTCGAGGGCAAGACGATGACGAGCTGGCCCAGCCTGCAGGACGATATCCGTCACGCGGGCGGCAAGTGGGTCGACGAGGAAGTCGTGCGCGACGGCAACCTGATCACGAGCCGCAAGCCGGCCGACCTGCCCGCGTTCAACGGCGCGCTGGTCGAGCGACTCGCGTCGCGGGGGGCATGA
- a CDS encoding DUF1488 domain-containing protein, which yields MPADSGSPRAVTLTDEPPTFDGAALQLRFVVDVDGVPQACAITVEALEDHFGARSALEADLRDAFERGRARIEAACADVLASGNHDVVLHSGYFRAPAGRARAGLFRSRP from the coding sequence ATGCCGGCCGATTCCGGTTCCCCGCGCGCCGTGACGCTGACCGACGAACCGCCGACGTTCGACGGCGCGGCGTTGCAGTTGCGCTTCGTCGTCGACGTCGACGGCGTGCCGCAGGCCTGCGCGATCACGGTCGAGGCGCTGGAAGATCATTTCGGCGCGCGCTCCGCGCTGGAGGCCGATCTGCGCGACGCGTTCGAGCGCGGCCGCGCGCGGATCGAAGCCGCGTGCGCGGACGTGCTGGCGAGCGGCAACCACGACGTGGTGCTGCACAGCGGCTATTTCCGGGCGCCGGCCGGGCGTGCGCGTGCCGGCTTGTTTCGCTCGCGGCCGTGA
- a CDS encoding phosphatidylserine decarboxylase family protein produces MPTNRNTPPATRRRLGGWMASEEAHMAAFREKIASEARAHAGDRLRTPAVQELARLFDDNAVLRMSLTRAIDEAREAGYRLGYASIGELMTVIDHLMTYTPPFSEESLIVCPLNAFFDWPMCMPSGHAVFRDASVNAQLKRVLNVWCDFLGGPHSRAHLDTSAPDGWFCDEARKRLGLSQFQYREDQPHWGFDSWNDFFTRRFRDGARPVAAPDDPHVIVSACEASPYHTETNVKLRDTFWIKSQPYSLRDLFTPARLSLAERFVGGDVYQAYLSAYNYHRWHAPVRGVVTHAYRVDGTYYSVAEAEGPDPAGLNDSQGYMTAVAARAVVAISSDDPGIGTVAAVFVGMGDVSSCVIEVVPGQRVDKGDEIGYFQFGGSTYCLLFEAGVIDRFLYAPPFDGEPPVVQVNASVAIAR; encoded by the coding sequence ATGCCGACGAATCGCAACACGCCGCCCGCTACCCGCCGCCGCCTCGGCGGATGGATGGCCAGCGAGGAAGCGCACATGGCGGCGTTCCGCGAAAAAATCGCGAGCGAAGCGCGCGCGCATGCCGGCGACCGGTTGCGCACGCCGGCCGTTCAGGAACTCGCGCGGCTGTTCGACGACAACGCCGTGCTGCGCATGAGCCTCACCCGCGCGATCGACGAAGCGCGCGAAGCGGGATACCGGCTCGGCTACGCGTCGATCGGCGAGCTGATGACGGTGATCGACCATCTGATGACCTACACGCCGCCGTTCAGCGAGGAAAGCCTGATCGTGTGCCCGCTGAACGCGTTTTTCGACTGGCCAATGTGCATGCCGTCGGGCCACGCGGTGTTTCGCGACGCCTCCGTCAACGCGCAATTGAAACGCGTGCTGAACGTCTGGTGCGACTTCCTCGGCGGCCCGCATTCGCGCGCGCATCTCGACACGTCGGCGCCCGACGGCTGGTTCTGCGACGAAGCACGCAAGCGCCTCGGGCTGTCGCAGTTCCAGTATCGCGAAGACCAGCCGCACTGGGGCTTCGATTCGTGGAACGACTTCTTCACGCGGCGCTTTCGCGACGGCGCGCGGCCCGTGGCGGCGCCCGACGATCCGCACGTGATCGTCAGCGCGTGCGAAGCGTCGCCCTATCACACCGAAACCAACGTGAAGCTGCGCGACACGTTCTGGATCAAGTCGCAGCCGTATTCGCTGCGCGACCTCTTCACGCCCGCCCGGCTGTCGCTCGCCGAGCGCTTCGTCGGCGGCGACGTCTACCAGGCCTACCTCAGCGCGTACAACTACCACCGCTGGCATGCGCCGGTGCGCGGCGTCGTCACGCACGCGTATCGCGTCGACGGCACCTACTACTCGGTCGCCGAAGCGGAAGGCCCGGACCCGGCCGGGCTCAACGACTCGCAGGGCTACATGACGGCGGTCGCCGCGCGCGCGGTGGTCGCGATCTCGAGCGACGATCCCGGCATCGGGACGGTCGCGGCCGTGTTCGTCGGGATGGGCGACGTGTCGTCGTGCGTGATCGAAGTCGTGCCGGGCCAGCGCGTCGACAAGGGCGACGAGATCGGCTATTTCCAGTTCGGCGGCTCGACCTACTGCCTGCTGTTCGAGGCCGGCGTGATCGACCGCTTCCTGTACGCGCCGCCGTTCGACGGCGAGCCGCCGGTCGTGCAGGTCAATGCATCCGTCGCGATCGCGCGGTGA
- the malQ gene encoding 4-alpha-glucanotransferase has protein sequence MTTDVPIAALARAAGLQPDWTDAGGVARRVDDDALVALVDALGWPCGTAIQRVDSAAALADANASPPRLVTGDAGLPLTLPATIAPPGARFRISLETGGHVDGRVGGAGEHGTLPPLAMPGYHALDIGEQRIGLAIAPPRARPFDALARAHDGGRWGIAAQLYSLRRTGDDGAGDYTALARLAAQAARHGAQAVAISPTHAGYPALPAHDSPYSPSSRRWHNVAYLDCDAVPGADAAHRPSAATADAALIDWPSVLPTKLRRLRACFDAWRASDDPSRDTYQRFRAAGGAALDAHARFDALQAFCIEHGIGADWRQWPSQWRMSGSAEVDAFAHEHADTIAFHTFLQWCASRALGDAQHAARGAGMATGLIADLAVGSDQAGSDAWAHGTTLLRGVSLGAPPDLFNAAGQAWGVTTWTPDALRADGFMPFIDLLRAAFAHAGGIRIDHVLGFARMWIVPDGGSPRSGAYLRYPLDDLVRLVALEAARHRAIAIGEDLGTVPAGLRERLGAQGVAGMRVLWFERDADGAFRPPAAWDRDAIAMTSTHDLPTVAGWWRGVDLGWRRVAAEAEAAKRRDETQPRDIAAPEPDDASAHDSDEIVQSMAFGHDTVQRPDSNHSTPLPPPELLAAHAERATERAALWHALQHAGCVPADAAVPPTDMPPVNAILGYVASSPSPLALLPLEDLLALDAQPNLPGPPCGHPNWRQRLPRTIDALFDADVRTRIAAVVHARRSRRHGP, from the coding sequence ATGACGACCGACGTCCCGATCGCGGCGCTCGCCCGTGCGGCCGGCCTGCAACCCGACTGGACGGACGCGGGCGGCGTCGCACGGCGCGTGGACGACGACGCGCTGGTCGCGCTCGTCGATGCGCTCGGCTGGCCGTGCGGCACGGCGATCCAGCGGGTCGACAGCGCGGCCGCGCTCGCCGATGCGAACGCGTCACCGCCGCGCCTCGTGACCGGCGACGCCGGCCTGCCGCTGACGCTGCCCGCGACCATCGCGCCGCCGGGCGCGCGCTTCAGGATCTCGCTCGAAACCGGCGGGCACGTGGACGGCCGGGTGGGCGGCGCGGGCGAACACGGCACGCTGCCGCCGCTCGCGATGCCCGGTTATCACGCGCTCGACATCGGCGAGCAGCGCATCGGGCTCGCGATTGCGCCGCCGCGGGCACGGCCATTCGACGCGCTCGCCCGTGCGCACGACGGAGGCCGCTGGGGCATCGCAGCGCAGCTCTACAGCCTGCGCCGCACCGGCGACGATGGCGCGGGCGATTACACGGCGCTTGCGCGGCTCGCCGCACAGGCAGCGCGACACGGCGCACAGGCGGTGGCGATCAGCCCGACGCATGCCGGCTATCCGGCGCTTCCCGCGCACGACAGCCCGTATTCGCCGTCGTCGCGGCGCTGGCACAACGTCGCGTATCTCGACTGCGACGCGGTGCCGGGCGCCGACGCGGCACATCGCCCATCCGCTGCCACGGCCGACGCCGCGCTGATCGACTGGCCCAGCGTGCTGCCGACGAAGCTGCGGCGCCTGCGTGCGTGCTTCGACGCATGGCGCGCGAGCGACGACCCGTCGCGCGACACGTACCAGCGGTTTCGCGCGGCGGGCGGCGCGGCGCTCGACGCGCATGCGCGCTTCGATGCGCTGCAGGCGTTCTGCATCGAGCACGGGATCGGCGCGGACTGGCGGCAGTGGCCGTCGCAATGGCGCATGTCGGGGTCGGCGGAAGTCGACGCGTTCGCGCATGAGCATGCCGACACGATCGCGTTTCACACCTTCCTCCAATGGTGCGCGTCGCGCGCGCTCGGCGACGCGCAGCACGCCGCGCGCGGCGCGGGCATGGCGACCGGGCTGATCGCCGATCTCGCGGTCGGCTCCGATCAGGCCGGCAGCGACGCGTGGGCGCACGGCACGACGCTGCTGCGCGGTGTATCGCTCGGCGCGCCGCCCGACCTGTTCAATGCGGCCGGTCAGGCGTGGGGCGTGACGACGTGGACGCCCGACGCGCTGCGTGCGGACGGCTTCATGCCGTTCATCGACCTGCTGCGCGCCGCGTTCGCGCACGCCGGCGGCATCCGCATCGACCACGTGCTCGGCTTCGCGCGAATGTGGATCGTGCCGGACGGCGGCTCGCCGCGCAGCGGCGCGTACCTGCGCTATCCGCTCGACGATCTGGTGCGGCTCGTCGCGCTCGAGGCGGCGCGCCATCGCGCGATCGCGATCGGCGAGGATCTGGGCACCGTGCCGGCCGGGTTGCGCGAACGGCTCGGCGCGCAGGGTGTCGCGGGCATGCGCGTGCTGTGGTTCGAGCGCGATGCGGATGGCGCGTTCCGGCCGCCCGCCGCGTGGGATCGCGACGCGATCGCGATGACCTCGACGCACGATTTGCCGACCGTGGCCGGCTGGTGGCGCGGCGTCGATCTCGGATGGCGGCGCGTCGCAGCCGAGGCGGAAGCCGCGAAGCGGCGCGACGAAACGCAACCTCGCGACATCGCAGCGCCAGAGCCGGACGACGCGAGCGCGCACGATTCGGACGAAATCGTGCAAAGCATGGCGTTCGGGCACGACACCGTGCAGCGCCCCGATTCGAATCACTCGACGCCTCTGCCGCCTCCCGAACTGCTCGCCGCGCATGCGGAACGCGCCACCGAGCGTGCCGCGCTGTGGCACGCGCTGCAGCACGCAGGCTGCGTGCCGGCCGACGCTGCGGTGCCGCCAACCGACATGCCGCCGGTGAATGCGATCCTCGGCTACGTCGCGAGCAGCCCGTCGCCGCTCGCGCTGCTGCCGCTGGAGGATCTGCTCGCCCTCGACGCGCAGCCGAACCTGCCGGGGCCGCCGTGCGGCCATCCGAACTGGCGGCAGCGGCTGCCGCGCACGATCGATGCGCTGTTCGACGCCGACGTGCGCACGCGCATCGCGGCCGTCGTGCACGCGCGCCGCTCGCGGAGGCATGGCCCATGA
- the treZ gene encoding malto-oligosyltrehalose trehalohydrolase, translated as MTSRSARPTGTHVFESSFGATCVEADRTRFRLWAPASRTAAVELQDEGGRAIPMTPAGDGWFETIAPCGPGTLYRYLLDDALAVADPASRFQPYDVHGPSQVVDPAAYRWRHDAWRGRPWHETVLYELHVGACGGYAAVERRLPAIAELGVTAVELMPVNAFPGARNWGYDGVLPFAPDASYGRPEELKSLVDSAHGLGLQVFLDVVYNHFGPDGNMLPRYAPDFFRADRQTAWGPAIDFTRPQTSAFFIDNALYWLDEYRFDGLRIDAAHAIDDDAWLRELARRVRAQAGDARHVHLVLENERNTASLLGPGGFDAQWNDDFHNSAHVLLTGERDGYYRAYADAPLRHFARTLGEGFAYQGEPSPLHDGAARGEPSAHLPPTAFVVFLQNHDQVGNRAFGERLRALANDDAVRAATALMLLAPSIPLLFMGEEDGSTQPFQFFTDYRGALADAVREGRRREFAAFPAFADAAHRDAIPDPNDIATFVRSSSHHPPDESWPDAAAWRRFYRSALAVRAALVTPHLENARSLGVELLAGDGDPPALVARWHLGDGSTLTIALNLGSHDATLPALPVGKIVFETPPRARDRLPGGHVPPRACIVWRDGAVNRDARHHSTNGRSPS; from the coding sequence ATGACTTCCCGTTCCGCCCGCCCCACCGGCACGCATGTATTCGAATCGTCGTTCGGCGCGACCTGCGTCGAGGCCGACCGCACGCGCTTCCGGCTGTGGGCGCCCGCGAGCCGCACCGCCGCCGTCGAGCTGCAGGACGAAGGCGGCCGCGCGATCCCGATGACGCCTGCCGGCGACGGCTGGTTCGAGACGATCGCGCCGTGCGGCCCCGGCACGCTGTACCGCTACCTGCTCGACGACGCGCTGGCGGTGGCCGATCCCGCGTCGCGCTTTCAGCCGTACGACGTGCACGGCCCCAGCCAGGTCGTCGATCCGGCCGCGTACCGCTGGCGTCACGACGCGTGGCGCGGCCGCCCGTGGCACGAAACGGTGCTGTACGAGCTGCATGTCGGCGCCTGCGGCGGCTACGCGGCCGTCGAGCGGCGCCTGCCGGCGATCGCCGAACTCGGCGTGACCGCCGTCGAGTTGATGCCGGTCAATGCGTTTCCCGGCGCACGCAACTGGGGCTACGACGGCGTGCTGCCGTTCGCGCCCGATGCGTCGTACGGGCGGCCCGAGGAGCTGAAATCGCTGGTCGACAGCGCGCACGGGCTCGGGCTGCAGGTGTTCCTCGACGTCGTGTACAACCACTTCGGCCCCGACGGCAATATGCTTCCGCGCTACGCGCCCGACTTCTTCCGCGCGGACCGGCAGACCGCATGGGGGCCGGCGATCGACTTCACCCGCCCGCAGACGAGCGCGTTCTTCATCGACAACGCGCTGTACTGGCTCGACGAATACCGCTTCGACGGGCTGCGCATCGACGCCGCGCACGCGATCGACGACGACGCGTGGCTACGCGAACTCGCGCGCCGCGTGCGCGCGCAGGCGGGCGACGCGCGCCACGTGCATCTCGTGCTGGAGAACGAGCGCAATACTGCGAGCCTGCTCGGCCCCGGCGGCTTCGACGCGCAATGGAACGACGACTTCCACAACAGCGCGCACGTGCTGCTGACCGGCGAGCGCGACGGCTACTACCGCGCGTACGCCGATGCGCCGCTGCGCCATTTCGCGCGCACGCTCGGCGAAGGCTTCGCGTACCAGGGCGAACCGTCGCCGCTGCACGACGGCGCAGCGCGCGGCGAGCCGAGCGCGCACCTGCCGCCGACTGCGTTCGTCGTGTTCCTGCAGAACCACGACCAGGTCGGCAACCGCGCATTCGGCGAACGGCTGCGCGCGCTCGCGAACGACGATGCGGTGCGCGCGGCCACCGCGCTGATGCTGCTCGCGCCGTCGATCCCGCTGCTGTTCATGGGCGAGGAAGACGGCAGCACGCAGCCGTTCCAGTTCTTCACCGACTATCGCGGCGCGCTCGCCGATGCGGTGCGCGAAGGCCGGCGCCGCGAATTCGCCGCGTTTCCCGCGTTCGCCGACGCCGCCCATCGCGACGCGATTCCCGACCCGAACGACATCGCGACCTTCGTGCGCTCGTCGTCGCACCATCCGCCCGACGAGTCGTGGCCCGACGCGGCCGCCTGGCGGCGCTTCTACCGCAGCGCGCTGGCCGTGCGCGCGGCGCTCGTGACGCCGCACCTGGAGAACGCGCGGTCGCTCGGCGTCGAACTGCTCGCGGGCGACGGCGACCCGCCCGCACTGGTCGCGCGCTGGCACCTCGGCGACGGCAGCACGCTGACGATCGCGCTGAATCTCGGCTCGCACGACGCGACGCTGCCCGCGCTGCCGGTCGGCAAGATCGTGTTCGAGACGCCGCCGCGGGCGCGCGACCGGCTGCCCGGCGGGCACGTGCCGCCCCGCGCCTGCATCGTATGGCGCGACGGCGCGGTCAACCGGGATGCGCGGCATCACAGCACGAACGGACGGAGCCCCTCATGA
- the glgB gene encoding 1,4-alpha-glucan branching protein GlgB, giving the protein MTDTLFDRADIDALLAGRHPDPFACLGPHRHDDQIVVRALLPGAERVRALSPDGAELGTLACVDRAGCFAGTIAHDGGAPHYLLSIDWPDAHQVTDDAYAFGTLLDEAALARFSAGDPEAVLDCLGATPVRIDDTDGVRFAVWAPSAQRVSVVGDFNAWDGRRHPMRLRRPSGVWELFVPGIGPGERYKYELVAADGHVLPHKADPCARATEAPPRTASVVADVAALHAFAWHDDGWMHARPRHDDRYRVPWSIYEVHPESWQRIPEQMDRSATWDELAERLIPYVKGMGFTHVEFMPIAEYPFGGSWGYQPLAQFAPSARFGPVDGFARFVDRAHAAGIGVLVDWVPAHFPNDAHGLAQFDGSALYEHADPREGMHPDWSTCVFNVGRTEVNAFLVASALAWARRYHVDGIRVDAVASMLYRDYSRKEGEWVPNVYGGRENLESVAFLRRLNDTLHGDTAPAGVVTVAEESTAWPGVTAPTADGGLGFDFKWNMGWMHDTLAYLHEDPIHRRYHHDRMTFGLVYAFSERFVLPLSHDEVVHGKGSLVAKMPGDAWQRLATLRAYFGFMWAHPGKKLLFMGSEFAQWSEFAHDATPHWDLLDAPAHRGVQRLVRDLNRAYAAEPALHALDCHAAGFSWLIGDDRDNSVFAFARRDDTGRLVVAVCNFTPVPRAGYRLGLPAPGHWRELMNTDAASYGGTNAGNDGAVWAEAVPSHGEAWSASLRLPPLATLWLTPA; this is encoded by the coding sequence ATGACCGATACGCTGTTCGACCGCGCCGATATCGATGCGCTGCTCGCCGGCCGCCATCCCGACCCGTTCGCGTGCCTCGGCCCGCACCGACACGATGACCAGATCGTCGTGCGGGCGCTGTTGCCCGGCGCCGAGCGCGTGCGCGCGCTGTCGCCGGACGGCGCCGAACTCGGCACGCTCGCCTGCGTCGATCGCGCCGGCTGCTTCGCGGGGACGATCGCACACGATGGCGGCGCGCCGCACTATCTGCTCTCGATCGACTGGCCGGATGCGCACCAGGTGACCGACGATGCGTACGCGTTCGGCACGCTGCTCGACGAAGCGGCGCTTGCGCGTTTTTCGGCCGGCGATCCCGAAGCCGTGCTCGACTGCCTCGGCGCGACACCGGTGCGCATCGACGATACCGACGGCGTGCGGTTCGCGGTGTGGGCGCCGAGCGCGCAGCGGGTGTCGGTGGTCGGCGATTTCAACGCATGGGACGGCCGCCGCCATCCGATGCGGCTGCGGCGGCCGTCGGGCGTGTGGGAGCTGTTCGTGCCGGGCATCGGCCCGGGCGAGCGCTACAAGTACGAGCTGGTCGCGGCCGACGGGCACGTGCTGCCGCACAAGGCCGATCCGTGCGCACGGGCGACCGAGGCGCCGCCGCGCACGGCATCGGTGGTCGCCGACGTCGCGGCGCTCCACGCGTTCGCCTGGCACGACGACGGCTGGATGCACGCGCGGCCGCGCCACGACGACCGCTATCGCGTGCCGTGGTCGATCTACGAGGTCCATCCGGAGTCGTGGCAGCGCATCCCCGAACAGATGGACCGCAGCGCGACGTGGGACGAACTCGCCGAGCGGCTGATTCCGTACGTGAAGGGGATGGGCTTCACGCACGTCGAATTCATGCCGATCGCCGAATACCCGTTCGGCGGCTCGTGGGGCTACCAGCCGCTCGCGCAGTTCGCGCCGTCCGCGCGCTTCGGGCCGGTCGACGGCTTCGCGCGCTTCGTCGATCGCGCGCACGCGGCCGGCATCGGCGTGCTCGTCGACTGGGTGCCCGCGCATTTTCCGAACGACGCGCACGGGCTCGCGCAATTCGACGGCAGCGCGCTGTACGAGCATGCCGATCCGCGCGAGGGGATGCACCCCGACTGGAGCACCTGCGTGTTCAACGTCGGGCGCACCGAGGTCAATGCGTTTCTCGTCGCGTCGGCGCTCGCGTGGGCGCGCCGCTATCACGTCGACGGCATCCGCGTCGACGCGGTCGCGTCGATGCTGTATCGCGACTATTCGCGCAAGGAAGGCGAATGGGTGCCGAACGTGTACGGCGGCCGCGAAAACCTCGAATCGGTCGCGTTCCTGCGCCGGCTGAACGACACGCTGCACGGTGACACCGCGCCGGCCGGCGTCGTCACCGTCGCGGAGGAATCGACCGCGTGGCCGGGCGTCACCGCGCCGACCGCCGACGGCGGGCTCGGCTTCGACTTCAAGTGGAACATGGGCTGGATGCACGACACGCTCGCGTACCTGCACGAAGACCCGATCCACCGCCGCTATCACCACGACCGGATGACGTTCGGGCTCGTGTACGCGTTCTCCGAGCGCTTCGTGCTGCCGCTGTCACACGACGAGGTCGTGCACGGCAAGGGCTCGCTCGTCGCGAAGATGCCCGGCGACGCCTGGCAGCGGCTCGCGACGCTGCGCGCGTATTTCGGCTTCATGTGGGCACACCCCGGCAAGAAGCTGCTGTTCATGGGCAGCGAATTCGCGCAGTGGAGCGAGTTCGCGCACGATGCGACGCCGCACTGGGATTTGCTCGACGCGCCCGCGCATCGCGGCGTGCAGCGGCTCGTGCGCGATCTCAACCGCGCGTACGCGGCCGAGCCGGCGCTGCATGCGCTCGACTGCCACGCGGCCGGCTTCTCCTGGCTGATCGGCGACGACCGCGACAACAGCGTGTTCGCGTTCGCGCGCCGCGACGATACGGGGCGCCTGGTGGTCGCCGTCTGCAACTTCACGCCCGTGCCGCGCGCCGGTTACCGGCTCGGCCTGCCCGCGCCCGGCCACTGGCGCGAACTGATGAACACCGATGCCGCGTCGTACGGCGGCACCAACGCCGGCAACGACGGCGCCGTGTGGGCCGAAGCCGTGCCCTCGCATGGCGAGGCGTGGTCGGCGAGCCTGCGCCTGCCGCCGCTCGCGACGCTCTGGTTGACTCCCGCCTGA